In the Blautia coccoides genome, ACTGCCATGAAGCCTTTGCCTTTATGATCGACCCTGTACTCACCAGTATCGGCGGCTTCGCTTATACCATGAAGCCTGGAGAAACTACCGTCAATCAGTGGGGAGTTACCGTAACATTCCCAGAAGGATGTGCAGGCCCTCTTCCTGTTCACAGTGAAGGACGTGCTGCGCTGAAGGACATTACAAAATGGAAAGATGTGGTGAAAGCCCCCCAAGTGGTTTACCCTCCGGAATTCTGGGCAGACATAAAAGCACAGGCAGATGCCGTAGACCGCAGTGAACAGTTTGTAGCAGCTTTTATGGCACCGGGAATACTGGAAAAAGTATATTACTTAATGGGAATCGAGGAGACAATGGTGGCTTTCTATGAAGAGCCGGAAGCTATGCATGAATTGCTGGATTTTATGGCTGATTGGGAGCTGGCCTATGCCAAAGAGCTGATGAAATACATTCATCCGGACCTCGTATTTCATCATGATGACTTTGGCACTCAGACTTCATCTTTCCTCTCCCCTCAGATGTTTGAGGAATTCATTGTTCCCGCCTATCAGAAGGTGTATGGATATTTCAAAGAAAATGGATGTATCATTGTTCACCACTCTGACACCTACCTTGCCAATCTGGTGCCCTCTCTGATCAAGATGGGAATTGATATCCACCAGGGCACCATTCATACAAACAATGTACCTGAGCTTGTAAAAAAATACGGAGGTCAGATTTCCTTCATGGGAGGCCTGGACAGCAGCATTGTGGATGTCATTGACTGGAGCCATGAAAAAATTGCAGCCGAGATAGAAAAAATCTGCAGCCAGATTCCTCCAAAATATTTTATTCCCTGTACAAGTATGGGAGGACCGGACTGTTCTTATCCAGGCGTATACGATGCTGTCTGTGAAGAAATTGAAAAATATAACAAAAAGCGTTTTCCTGCGTATAGGTGATCCGGTTTTGTCTGTGTAATAAAACATCCGCACGGTAAATTGAAATAGGTATCATACCGATAACAATACAGGTACAGAGGAATAGGCACATAGAGGTTATCAATGGTCTGTGATTCGTCGAAAAATGTCTACGGGCTTTTATTGCCCGTATAGATTAGATGTGGTAATATATCCATAGAGATGAAATCAGATATGATAGCGGAATGGCCGGTACTGTAATGGTGCCGGTCATTTTGCGTATAAGCGTACGGCCTGCCCCGCAGAGGCTTATACGGGCAGTTACGTTGCCAGCGCCGGATAACTGCACCGGGGCGCAATCGGGTTGGTGGGTGACCGGCCTGTAACAATGTCGTAGGCAGGTACGGCAGCATTACAGGTACTTTGGCTCAAGCCTATGGGCCGCCAGGGGAGCTGCACCCCTGGTACGCTATCCGGCCCTTCACCCGGTATTTCCTAATCGGGATGGCACACTATACTGGAAAAGGTTGCTGATGCTCCTCTTCCCATTCCATTTCCATCTCATATAATTTTTCAATCCATTCTATATAATTCATACTTTTAGGCTTCTTTACCTTAAAAAATTTTTCCAAGGCTGTTATTCTGGTCCCAATCATAATACTCCTTTCCCGGCGCATAACCGGGCGCCGGTCCGGTGGTTCCTATTTGCATTTCCGGTCTTTGAGTAACACTACAATGATTCCTGTGCTGACAATGATCTGCACGACGTCTAATATAATTTCTATGGTAGCCATACTTGACAATGGGCAAAGAAAACGATATCCTTATTTTAAGGGAAGGGGCTTTCGCCCCCGCCCCCTAATCTAGCAGATGATTGATTAAATCAATCAGGGCTTGGATTAGTTGGATTGTTGCGGTAATGAGAAGGATGCTTGCGAGGCGTTTCTCATTGCCGCTTTTCTTTTTCTTCCCCATTGTTCTCACCTCCTTTCTATGATTACATTATAAACCATTTTTAGTTTATTATCAAGAGTTTTTAAACTTTTTTTGGATTATTTTGTTGACATTAAAACAAGATAGTTTTACAATAAAATAAAAGGAGGTATTCGACATGTTAGTTTATAAAATCAATGTCATAGACACATTAAAAGAAGCAGGCTACAACAGCACACGCATACTGAAAGAAAACATATTAAGCCAATCCGCAATGCAAAAGTTAAGAAAAGGAGATATGATTGGAATTAAGACACTTGAACAGTTATGTGAATTATTGGATATGCAGCCTGGGAATATCATTAAATATGTAGAGAACAAAAATAAACCAAAATAAGTTTAAATATATATTGACTTTAAACCAAAAATGGTTTATAATATAATTAAGTTAAGAGATTAACTTAATGACCGGGCAAGCGGGGAAAGGAGGACGCATGGCGGACAACATGACAGATAAACAATTCAAGACAATATTAGAAATGTTCGGAATGATTCTTGACGGTTGTAAGGACCTCGAGGAAGCCAAAAAGAAAGTGGAGAAACTGCTGGAAGAGCAAAAAAATAAGTCCGAATAGGACTTAGAGAATACCAAGGGAGGGCGGGCTTGCCACCGCTCCCACAGCAAGTAAATTATAACAAATATAAATATATATTACAAGGGGGATACAAAATGAAAAAATTTACAGGATATATTAATTACGGGGTACTCGCCGCAGAAAAAAAACAGGTTTGGACGGCAAACGCTCCCCATGCCACTGCTACTTGCAGTGACAAAGTAGAAATAGAAATACCTGAAAATTGGGAAATGTTTGAGACAAATGCAGGAGATATCATGCTCATGGCTCCGTGGGGTTGGAATTATGAACCAAATGAAGTCCTCACTGGTAACGAACATCCTTACTTTGATGTTATAGACAATGACGGCAATTCCCATCATATCAAATTGCAGTATAAAAAGATTTAAACTATTGACGGCCCCGGCGAAGAACCGGGGCCTTACAGCGTTTTACAGTTGCCCTCTGTGCGTTGATAGTTACAGTAGTGCTCCTGTTTTATTAGTATAACACTTCTTGCTGGACTTGTCCATGTATCAGGCTGCTGGCATGTTAAGATCATGATTCCGTCTCATATAATAGAGCGGAAAATTCCGCTGAACTTGTACTTGTACAGTCCAAAATTGGACCGTCCGAATAGAGCTGAAAAATCAGCGCTACTATATTGGTTTATTATTTATGCTTGTAAGCAAATACTTTATATGATACGATGCTTGCGTACACATTAACTGTGTAAAACACGAATCTGGGGACCGGCTGCGGCTGGCCCCCTTTTTTTGCCCCGGCAGTACGTCACCGGTGCTATTATTATGCGACTCGACGTCGAGCCGGATCACAACATCACTATTTAAGTGCTCCAGAGCTGTCCGTAAAGCACATTTTGCCGTTCTTATCCACGTAGTAGATCTTGCCGCCAGTACGCACCAGATTATCCGCAACCATAGCACCGTTGGCTTTGAGATAATACCATTTCCCATTATCCTGCAGCCAGCCTGTCTGCATCCATCCATTGCCGTCAAAATGGAACCATACTCCGCCGATTTTCTCCCAGGCGTTTTTGGTATAGCCGCCGTCTGAATGGCGATACCACCAGCGTCCATCACGTACCTGTATCCAGTTATTCTTTTTGAGGTACGTGTTTACGGCGGCCTTTGTCTTTTCTCCCACACACCCATCTGGATCAGCACCTACAAGGCGCTGTACGCGGATAGTCTGTGCCTCTGTATCTTGGCCAAATTCGCCGTCTGCATTTACATTGCTACCGAATGTGTTTAATGTTTTCTGCCATGCGGTCACCTCTACTCCGGTATCACCTTTTGACAGCCAATTTTTATTGTTTGCTGTCGGTGCATTACCAGACATGGCACCGCCAGTAACACCGGCGACAATAGCATTTGCCATCTTTTCTGCGGTATATCTACTTGCATCCCCTGCATTGTCGCAAAAACAGCACTCTACCAGGAGTGCCGGACTTGACGTATGCCGCAACACATAAAGACTGGGGTTCGTCTTTACGCCTCTTTTTGTGTAGCCAAGCTCTCCGATCCGGTCCACGATCCTTTGGGCATAGGGTTCTGCGGCTGTTCCCCAATTGTAGATAAATACCTCTGTTCCGTGCGCCGATCCATTATAGCAGTTGAAATGGACGGACACATCCAGATCTACGGCATGGGTATTGCATTTCGCCACGATAGCTGCAAGGTTTCCGCTTACACTGCCGGAATCCTCATCGGTACAATCATATACTGTATGCCCTACCGCGCGGAGCTTACTAATCACCAAGTCTTTTACCTTCCTGTCTTCGGTTGTTTCAGAGAATACTCCTGAAGCTCCTGGAGCCTTAAAATTGTGCCCTGCATGTACATTAATTCTCATTCCTTTTCCCTCACTTTCCATATTCAAAATATCCTTATGTATTTTCAGGATTTTCTCACCGTATCCTTTTCCCGCCGCCCATCCAGTGTGATGCGGATTCTCCTGTACTCCCAACCATTCCACGTATTCTGCCATCCCGCGCTTTACAAATTGAAAACGGGGGTCTACACATCCCTGCTTCAACGGCTGGTTGCAGGCATATGCCTTTAAGTGCTGCACCTGCGCACGTATTCCCAATTGAGGGCTAGGGAAATTGTTTCCCTTCTCCCCCTTTTTTGTTACTCCCATTCCGCAGAAATTGTTCTGATCCAGTTTGACAGCAGAACCAGAGAAAGTGAAATTCCCTGTTTCCAGACAGGACTGTGCAAAAGCGATATCGCCTTTGACACCCTCAACTTCCCCCTCTGACAAATACAAGGGGATCATATCCAGCACCGACTGCGCCGCAAATGGATTCTTACTTTTGAGATACTTCCGCATCTGATCAGCCGATGCGGTAGCCCTTCCCATTATCAAAACACCCATATATTTCTCCCTTCACCGGACATTTGCGCCGGCGCAAATTAATCTGATAAAATAGGTACTCCATAATCAACACAGCACTGATGCTCTATCCTGCATCCCCTTGCATTTTCCCATCCTGGTGCAAATACCGCCGCATCAGCCTGGCTTAATGCTTCTATACTCTTTGCCAAGCACATAAGTGCTCCCCACTCCGGGTTATCAAAAAATGTATCTAGCTCCTCTGTGTGTTCATACTGTTCTCTTACAGCAGCCATCAATTCTGCTCTTTCTGCCTTGATTTCATCGTCGTTTCGCCCTCTCATGGGCTGCGAAATAAATATCTTCATATAATTCCCTTCATGTTGGTTGCGGCGGCGCAAAAAGAGAGCGATCACTCGCCCTCTAACTCCTTTTTGCCATCTTTACTTATTAAATTCCGCAGCATCTCGTATAAGCCTGTACTGGCCAGGCCGGATATCATTCCACCCAGGATCACCTCTGCATTAATTCCACTTTCCATATTTATGAGTACCGCAATTATAGTTCCCATTGCCAATGCCGCCAGCGGAATGTACCTGTTTTTGATTGCCGGTATCGCCGTCTTGATCACATACCCTACCAGCAGGCAGATTCCCAAAATCACCGGGTTGATATAGTTTGTCAAAAAGCTTAAATCCATGATTAATACCTCCTATCGTACAACAAAGTTCTCCCATTTTTTATATGCATCTACATACGTTTCTTTTTTATCCCCGTTGTGAGTGATCTCGTAATACATGCCATCCGACACCGTAGTGCTTACCAGGGCTTTATTGTTCTGCAACGTTTTACAGCTCCACACAATAAATACATCCTCTTCGGTGATCTGTTTTCGATCCGTTTTGTCAGCGTGCTCATTAAAATAATCCATAACGGTTTTCTTGCATAATGCTAAAAATTCTTCATTATTCATTTTTCATCTCTCCTTTTCCAAATCCTCAATCCTGTGGTTGGCAACCTTCATTTTCTCTTCCAAAATGTAGGTTCTTTCCACAACTGAGTTATGCTTCTCTACCTTTTTTGTAAGCTCTTCAAGCTTATATTCCATCAATGCCCGCGTTTTTTCCTGCTGGCTTTTGTTGCTTATTAGGCAGACAATTAGAGTAACGCCTGCAGAGATGCAGGCTGAAATGATAGTTTCCATGTATGCTGTCTCCTTCATAATTTATATAAATAAAATAAGACCGTTTCCGGTCTGGCTCTTATTTCCATAGATTTCTCCTTTCGTGTGCAAAACTCCGCTTTGGGTGGGATGGCGATACAAACTGGCAGGGTTACTATAACCCCGAAACCAAATGAACCCACTATGAAAAAAGTAACTTTCCCGAAACCCTTTAAAAGTCAGCCCGGCGTAGTGATGACAGTTATATCATCCGTACCAGGCACAAATGTTTTGGGAATTGGTACAAGTAATAATACCAAAGATGGATTTGAAGCATATGTTACAAGGATAAATAATACAGAGACAATTATGGTGTGGGTTGCAATAGGGCCAATGTAAAATAGGCTATTTTGCTGGTCCTATTGCTACCCACATTACTGTACTGGTTGTAGTTCCACTACGTGTAAGATAAATGTTGCATCCACTTTTTGTTACATCAGACGCAGATGTTCCGGTTATGGCTGTACCAGGTACTGAACTGGCAGGGCAAGTAATGACAACCGGTGCTGACGCAAACTCACGGCTAAACACTACTTCTTTTGCAGTTGGTGTGTTTGCTTTTGGCGTAATATCCACTCTTCCGGTAAGAATTTGAAATCCTCCCAAAGCGGAGTTTAGTACGTCTTCCAC is a window encoding:
- a CDS encoding N-acetylmuramoyl-L-alanine amidase, which gives rise to MGVLIMGRATASADQMRKYLKSKNPFAAQSVLDMIPLYLSEGEVEGVKGDIAFAQSCLETGNFTFSGSAVKLDQNNFCGMGVTKKGEKGNNFPSPQLGIRAQVQHLKAYACNQPLKQGCVDPRFQFVKRGMAEYVEWLGVQENPHHTGWAAGKGYGEKILKIHKDILNMESEGKGMRINVHAGHNFKAPGASGVFSETTEDRKVKDLVISKLRAVGHTVYDCTDEDSGSVSGNLAAIVAKCNTHAVDLDVSVHFNCYNGSAHGTEVFIYNWGTAAEPYAQRIVDRIGELGYTKRGVKTNPSLYVLRHTSSPALLVECCFCDNAGDASRYTAEKMANAIVAGVTGGAMSGNAPTANNKNWLSKGDTGVEVTAWQKTLNTFGSNVNADGEFGQDTEAQTIRVQRLVGADPDGCVGEKTKAAVNTYLKKNNWIQVRDGRWWYRHSDGGYTKNAWEKIGGVWFHFDGNGWMQTGWLQDNGKWYYLKANGAMVADNLVRTGGKIYYVDKNGKMCFTDSSGALK
- a CDS encoding DUF4406 domain-containing protein, encoding MKIFISQPMRGRNDDEIKAERAELMAAVREQYEHTEELDTFFDNPEWGALMCLAKSIEALSQADAAVFAPGWENARGCRIEHQCCVDYGVPILSD
- a CDS encoding uroporphyrinogen decarboxylase family protein, with translation MLTKRQNLLETIRGGNPDRYVNCHEAFAFMIDPVLTSIGGFAYTMKPGETTVNQWGVTVTFPEGCAGPLPVHSEGRAALKDITKWKDVVKAPQVVYPPEFWADIKAQADAVDRSEQFVAAFMAPGILEKVYYLMGIEETMVAFYEEPEAMHELLDFMADWELAYAKELMKYIHPDLVFHHDDFGTQTSSFLSPQMFEEFIVPAYQKVYGYFKENGCIIVHHSDTYLANLVPSLIKMGIDIHQGTIHTNNVPELVKKYGGQISFMGGLDSSIVDVIDWSHEKIAAEIEKICSQIPPKYFIPCTSMGGPDCSYPGVYDAVCEEIEKYNKKRFPAYR
- a CDS encoding helix-turn-helix domain-containing protein produces the protein MLVYKINVIDTLKEAGYNSTRILKENILSQSAMQKLRKGDMIGIKTLEQLCELLDMQPGNIIKYVENKNKPK
- a CDS encoding phage holin family protein codes for the protein MDLSFLTNYINPVILGICLLVGYVIKTAIPAIKNRYIPLAALAMGTIIAVLINMESGINAEVILGGMISGLASTGLYEMLRNLISKDGKKELEGE
- a CDS encoding DUF6275 family protein; this translates as MNNEEFLALCKKTVMDYFNEHADKTDRKQITEEDVFIVWSCKTLQNNKALVSTTVSDGMYYEITHNGDKKETYVDAYKKWENFVVR